In the Hordeum vulgare subsp. vulgare chromosome 7H, MorexV3_pseudomolecules_assembly, whole genome shotgun sequence genome, one interval contains:
- the LOC123407835 gene encoding uncharacterized protein LOC123407835 isoform X1: MARAGSMGGALRQPDRGGRAAVQRHGGLRGRRWTSSPVGRRRRVCFGENGDIGCLKFLSCKHKQFARASRLGPWTAQAMSGAEPSAGGGDAGEIIDAVEVEPSNPGASFLAKVTVAMGVAVTVTAISIFVKQPSSGFSFSLSQIIDASAQSDTIRYTFSQFAKKVIILEYTQGWVYFWLLMDAGFGLFISEEALNVWVCPLYWYLRLFSQMAHCLPSSLNWHSICMRNEFGKT; this comes from the exons ATGGCCCGCGCCGGGAGCATGGGCGGGGCCCTGCGCCAGCCGGATCGCGGAGGCCGCGCGGCGGTACAGCGCCATGGCGGATTGAGGGGTAGGCGGTGGACTTCTTCGCCGGTCGGTCG AAGGAGAAGGGTGTGCTTTGGGGAAAATGGTGACATTGGATGTCTGAAATTTCTTTCATGCAAACATAAACAGTTTGCGAGGGCGTCCCGTTTGGGTCCATGGACTGCACAGGCGATGTCCGGGGCAGAGCCTTCTGCTGGTGGCGGCGATGCGGGTGAGATCATCGACGCGGTGGAAGTGGAACCTAGCAATCCTGGGGCTTCCTTTCTTGCAAAAGTGACAGTTGCTATGGGTGTTGCGGTGACGGTCACCGCGATATCCATCTTCGTGAAGCAACCTTCTTCTGGTTTTTCTTTCAGCCTGTCACAGATTATTGATGCTTCCGCGCAGTCAGATACTATCAGATATACATTTTCTCAGTTCGCGAAGAAGGTCATAATTCTGGAATACACGCAAGG GTGGGTCTACTTCTGGTTGCTCATGGATGCTGGATTTGGACTGTTTATTAGTGAAGAAGCTTTAAACGTTTGGGTATGTCCTCTGTACTGGTACCTCAGACTATTCTCCCAGATGGCACATTGTCTGCCATCGTCTCTGAATTGGCACTCGATATGTATGAGAAACGAATTTGGAAAGACCTGA
- the LOC123407835 gene encoding uncharacterized protein LOC123407835 isoform X2, with product MLSERRHGPRREHGRGPAPAGSRRPRGGTAPWRIEGRRRVCFGENGDIGCLKFLSCKHKQFARASRLGPWTAQAMSGAEPSAGGGDAGEIIDAVEVEPSNPGASFLAKVTVAMGVAVTVTAISIFVKQPSSGFSFSLSQIIDASAQSDTIRYTFSQFAKKVIILEYTQGWVYFWLLMDAGFGLFISEEALNVWVCPLYWYLRLFSQMAHCLPSSLNWHSICMRNEFGKT from the exons ATGCTGAGCGAGCGACGCCATGGCCCGCGCCGGGAGCATGGGCGGGGCCCTGCGCCAGCCGGATCGCGGAGGCCGCGCGGCGGTACAGCGCCATGGCGGATTGAGGG AAGGAGAAGGGTGTGCTTTGGGGAAAATGGTGACATTGGATGTCTGAAATTTCTTTCATGCAAACATAAACAGTTTGCGAGGGCGTCCCGTTTGGGTCCATGGACTGCACAGGCGATGTCCGGGGCAGAGCCTTCTGCTGGTGGCGGCGATGCGGGTGAGATCATCGACGCGGTGGAAGTGGAACCTAGCAATCCTGGGGCTTCCTTTCTTGCAAAAGTGACAGTTGCTATGGGTGTTGCGGTGACGGTCACCGCGATATCCATCTTCGTGAAGCAACCTTCTTCTGGTTTTTCTTTCAGCCTGTCACAGATTATTGATGCTTCCGCGCAGTCAGATACTATCAGATATACATTTTCTCAGTTCGCGAAGAAGGTCATAATTCTGGAATACACGCAAGG GTGGGTCTACTTCTGGTTGCTCATGGATGCTGGATTTGGACTGTTTATTAGTGAAGAAGCTTTAAACGTTTGGGTATGTCCTCTGTACTGGTACCTCAGACTATTCTCCCAGATGGCACATTGTCTGCCATCGTCTCTGAATTGGCACTCGATATGTATGAGAAACGAATTTGGAAAGACCTGA